A part of Vicia villosa cultivar HV-30 ecotype Madison, WI unplaced genomic scaffold, Vvil1.0 ctg.000278F_1_1, whole genome shotgun sequence genomic DNA contains:
- the LOC131626259 gene encoding F-box/FBD/LRR-repeat protein At5g56420-like gives MVDDRISALPDEIICHILSFLPTEDVFTTKLLSKRWRPLWLLLSNLDFDDRRCSRELYSQFINMVFISIYARSAHKPIKRFLLRCDGNSICEPKESDIVTWLTAAAERGMEHLDVHISSNQNFNCVFSFKNLVVLKLRAIHITTILPVDLPLLRTLHLNGVYFLEHWFLLEILNGCPILEDFEAKNIFVRNSANEYEAEFKRLTKLVKADISNLSVYNVPLEGFSNVEFLRLEEIYGCVPEFSNLTHLEFVSRRNVNWCLLYDVLEKCPKLQNLVLEMPQLVTSVSTLCWYPNIFPKCLLSQLKECTIANYRGHQYELKFVQHIMLNSKSLRRITICSPPSMNPREMLEMQKELSFFPMRSATCEVNFKFV, from the exons ATGGTTGATGATCGTATTAGTGCATTGCCGGATGAAATCATTTGTCACATACTCTCATTTCTCCCAACAGAAGATGTTTTTACAactaaacttctttcaaaaaggtGGAGACCTTTATGGCTTTTACTTTCCAATCTCGACTTTGATGATCGTCGATGCAGCCGTGAACTTTATTCACAGTTTATAAACATGGTTTTTATATCTATATATGCACGAAGTGCGCACAAGCCTATCAAAAGGTTCCTCCTCAGATGTGATGGTAATTCTATCTGTGAGCCAAAAGAATCTGATATAGTCACGTGGTTAACTGCCGCTGCAGAACGTGGGATGGAACACCTCGATGTTCATATTTCTAGTAACCAGAATTTTAACTGCGTTTTTAGCTTCAAAAACCTAGTTGTTCTCAAGTTGAGAGCGATACATATTACTACTATTCTACCTGTTGACCTTCCCTTGCTTAGAACTTTACATCTGAATGGAGTTTATTTCCTTGAACATTGGTTTCTATTGGAAATTCTTAATGGCTGTCCAATTCTGGAGGATTTTGAAGCGAAAAATATATTTGTCCGAAACTCGGCAAATGAGTATGAGGCAGAGTTTAAACGGTTAACTAAGTTGGTCAAGGCAGACATTTCTAATTTGTCTGTTTACAATGTTCCTTTGGAAGGCTTTTCTAATGTTGAATTTCTTCGGTTAGAAGAg ATCTATGGTTGTGTTCCAGAGTTTTCAAATTTGACTCATTTGGAATTTGTTAGCAGGAGAAAcgttaattggtgtttgttatacgaTGTGTTGGAGAAATGTCCTAAGCTTCAAAATCTTGTGCTTGAAATGCCTCAACTTGTAACATCAGTTTCTACTCTTTGCTGGTACCCAAATATCTTTCCCAAATGCCTTTTATCACAGTTGAAAGAGTGCACTATTGCAAATTATAGAGGACATCAATACGAGTTGAAGTTTGTACAACATATTATGTTGAATTCAAAATCTTTACGGAGGATAACTATATGCAGTCCGCCGTCCATGAATCCTCGGGAGATGCTTGAAATGCAAAAGGAATTGTCGTTCTTCCCAATGAGGTCTGCAACATGCGaagttaattttaaatttgtttga